A stretch of DNA from Paenibacillus sp.:
TTAGGCAATACGCAATTGCAAGTGAGCGAGATGAGCTTCGGAACGTGGGCGATCGGGGGCTCGTGGGGCAGCGTCAGCGACGAGGAGTCGCTGCGCGCGCTCGATCGCGCGATGGACGCGGGCGTCAACTTCTTCGATACCGCGGACGTGTACGGCAACGGCCATAGCGAGCGGCTGCTGGCGAAGGCGACGAAGGGGAAGGAAGACCGCGTCTACATCGCGACGAAGTTTTGCCGGGCGGGGGACATCCGGGATCCGCAGACGTACTCGGAAGCGTCCGTGCGCGCGTACGCCGAGGCGAGCCTGAAGCGGCTCGAGCGGGACTGCATCGACCTGTACCAGGTGCACTGCCCGCCGATCGACATCCTCCGCGACGGCGCCGTGTTCGAGGTACTGGACAAGCTGCAGGCGGAAGGCAAGATTCGCCACTACGGCGTCAGCGTCGAGAGCGTCGAAGAGGGGCTGCTCTGTTTGCAGTACCCTGGCGTGAAAGCGCTGCAGGTCATTTATAATTTGTTCCGCCAAAAGCCGGAAGAGGAGCTGTTCCCTAAGGCGAAGGCGAACGGCGTCGGCATTCTGGTTCGGCTGCCGCTGGCGAGCGGCCTGCTCACGGGCAAATTCACGGAGACGTCGACGTTCGCGCCGGACGACCACCGGAATTTCAACCGGAACGGAGACAGCTTCAACGTCGGCGAAACGTTCGCCGGCCTGCCGTTCGAAACCGGCGTTCGCCTCGCCCGCGAGCTCGCGTGGATCGGCGAAGGACGCGGATCGATGGCGAGCGCGGCGCTGCGGTGGATTTTGGAGAACGACGACATTACGTGCGTTATTCCGGGCTTTAAAGATACGCGCCAAGTCGAGCAAAACCTCGCCGCGCTCGAAGTCGGCGGTTTCTCGGCGGAGGAGCGCCGCCGGCTGCGCGAGTTTTACGAGAACGAGGTGCGTGCGCACATTCGCGGACCGTACTAAGAGGAGGGCGCGCTTTGAAGAAAAGGGTAGTCGTTACCGGCGGCAGCGGCTTGCTGGGCGTCTGGGTCGTCAAAGAGTTTCTTGAACACGGCTACGAGGTCG
This window harbors:
- a CDS encoding aldo/keto reductase — translated: MNYRTLGNTQLQVSEMSFGTWAIGGSWGSVSDEESLRALDRAMDAGVNFFDTADVYGNGHSERLLAKATKGKEDRVYIATKFCRAGDIRDPQTYSEASVRAYAEASLKRLERDCIDLYQVHCPPIDILRDGAVFEVLDKLQAEGKIRHYGVSVESVEEGLLCLQYPGVKALQVIYNLFRQKPEEELFPKAKANGVGILVRLPLASGLLTGKFTETSTFAPDDHRNFNRNGDSFNVGETFAGLPFETGVRLARELAWIGEGRGSMASAALRWILENDDITCVIPGFKDTRQVEQNLAALEVGGFSAEERRRLREFYENEVRAHIRGPY